In Polynucleobacter sp. AP-Ainpum-60-G11, one DNA window encodes the following:
- the zapE gene encoding cell division protein ZapE codes for MKALEYYHQELKARGYHSDPAQLAAIERLQRCEDEWIAYKEIRSNGLKKKLFKPKLPRGVYLWGGVGRGKSFLMDCFFAASPLEKKIRIHFHEFMREVHRELHELSGMADPLDELSKRIAKRYRLICFDEFHINDIADAMILYRLLSALFEDRVQFVMTSNYQPSQLYPNGLHRDRLLPAIKLLEEQLDVMNVDAGNDYRRVQMAQVEAYLTPVNAETHTVLMQMFKTLIGNQKETAKPVLRIESRELRPLHMAEGVVWFDFQTLCCGPRSQNDYLEIAKLFHTVILSGVPYMPPRMTNEARRFIWLIDVLYDHKIKLIISAEVPAVDLYTEGQITSEFSRTVSRLIEMQSRDYLDAPRRVIDTSLT; via the coding sequence TTGAAAGCATTAGAGTATTACCATCAAGAGTTAAAGGCGCGCGGGTATCACAGTGATCCCGCGCAGCTTGCTGCCATTGAGCGCTTACAGCGCTGTGAAGACGAGTGGATTGCTTATAAAGAAATCCGCAGTAATGGCTTAAAGAAGAAGCTGTTCAAACCAAAGTTACCTCGTGGGGTTTATCTATGGGGTGGAGTAGGTCGCGGTAAATCCTTTCTTATGGATTGCTTCTTTGCGGCATCCCCCTTAGAAAAAAAGATTCGCATTCATTTTCATGAGTTCATGCGAGAAGTTCACCGTGAGCTTCATGAGCTCTCTGGAATGGCTGATCCATTAGATGAGCTTTCCAAAAGAATTGCTAAGCGCTATCGACTAATTTGTTTTGATGAGTTCCATATCAATGACATCGCCGATGCCATGATTTTGTATCGCCTGCTCAGTGCGCTCTTTGAAGACCGCGTCCAGTTTGTGATGACCTCAAATTATCAACCTAGTCAGCTGTATCCTAATGGCTTGCATCGCGATCGTCTGCTACCTGCTATTAAATTGTTGGAAGAGCAGCTTGATGTGATGAACGTTGATGCTGGTAATGACTATCGCCGAGTGCAGATGGCTCAAGTTGAGGCCTATCTCACCCCAGTCAATGCAGAGACACATACCGTTCTCATGCAGATGTTTAAAACGCTCATTGGCAATCAAAAAGAAACAGCCAAGCCGGTGCTTCGTATTGAGTCTCGAGAGTTAAGGCCCTTGCACATGGCTGAAGGGGTAGTCTGGTTTGACTTCCAAACGCTGTGCTGCGGTCCAAGATCCCAAAATGACTATTTGGAGATTGCTAAGCTCTTTCATACGGTAATTTTGTCTGGCGTGCCTTATATGCCTCCTAGAATGACCAATGAGGCCCGTCGCTTTATTTGGCTGATTGATGTCCTATATGACCATAAAATCAAGCTAATCATCTCTGCAGAGGTCCCAGCTGTTGATTTGTACACTGAAGGTCAAATTACTAGTGAGTTCTCCAGAACGGTTTCTCGCTTAATTGAAATGCAGTCCCGCGATTACCTAGATGCGCCTCGCCGGGTAATCGATACCAGCTTGACCTAA
- the cysE gene encoding serine O-acetyltransferase, with amino-acid sequence MFNSLFDQVDSIIVRDPAARNRLEVITCYPGLHAVWIHRASHGLWNMGLKWIARLLSMLARFITGIEIHPGAKIGRRVFLDHGLGIVIGETTEIGDDCTIYQGVTLGGTSLYKGVKRHPTLGKGVVISAGAKVLGGFTVGDGARVGSNAVVLKEIPAGATAVGIPARILHPDLPQASKPDSKVKEYFSAYGVTPNVDDPVSMALKGLIDATLEQEAKIASLEKALAKLSNMPASDASGSSDTTRDLGALKEWLKE; translated from the coding sequence ATGTTTAATTCGCTTTTCGACCAAGTCGACTCCATTATTGTTCGCGACCCCGCCGCGAGAAATCGTCTCGAGGTCATCACTTGCTATCCAGGTTTGCATGCCGTATGGATACATCGAGCCTCACATGGCTTGTGGAATATGGGTCTGAAATGGATTGCTCGACTCCTGTCGATGCTGGCTCGCTTTATTACCGGCATTGAAATTCATCCTGGAGCCAAGATTGGTCGTCGGGTATTTTTGGACCACGGTCTTGGCATTGTGATTGGAGAGACTACTGAAATCGGTGATGACTGCACCATCTATCAAGGCGTCACTTTAGGCGGAACCTCTTTATACAAAGGGGTGAAACGTCACCCTACTTTAGGCAAAGGTGTTGTCATTAGTGCAGGAGCCAAAGTTCTGGGTGGCTTTACCGTGGGAGACGGCGCTCGCGTTGGATCAAATGCAGTAGTGCTAAAAGAAATCCCCGCTGGTGCAACTGCAGTCGGAATACCCGCACGCATTTTGCATCCTGACTTACCTCAGGCAAGCAAGCCTGACAGCAAAGTTAAAGAATATTTTTCAGCTTATGGTGTAACGCCAAATGTAGATGATCCCGTCTCCATGGCACTAAAAGGTTTGATTGATGCAACTTTGGAGCAAGAGGCCAAAATTGCTAGCCTTGAAAAGGCGCTAGCAAAGCTCAGCAATATGCCAGCATCGGATGCCAGCGGATCAAGCGATACCACGCGCGATCTAGGTGCCTTAAAAGAGTGGCTTAAAGAGTAA
- the dapA gene encoding 4-hydroxy-tetrahydrodipicolinate synthase, whose amino-acid sequence MPAIVTPMFEDGGLDFPALRSLLDWHVAEGSDGIVIVGTSGESPTVSVEEHCELIKVTVDHIAGRIPVIAGTGGNSTTEAIELTNFAKSVGADASLQVVPYYNKPTQEGMYVHFKKIAESVDLPVILYNVPGRTVADLAGETTVRLAGVPGVIGIKDATGSIERGTLLLADLKRAGHEDFSVFSGDDLSAAMLMLMGGKGNISVTANIAPRLMHELCQAAMSDDVVRTRAIQYQLLAVHKAMFTEANPIPVKWALHEMGKVTAGIRLPLTPLSVALREPLKTAMKQAGLL is encoded by the coding sequence ATGCCTGCCATTGTGACGCCGATGTTCGAGGATGGAGGTCTGGATTTTCCGGCCTTACGTTCTTTGCTTGATTGGCATGTTGCTGAAGGTTCTGATGGCATCGTGATTGTTGGTACCAGCGGTGAATCCCCAACAGTATCAGTTGAAGAACATTGCGAGTTGATCAAAGTAACAGTCGATCATATTGCTGGGCGTATTCCTGTGATTGCTGGTACTGGAGGAAATTCCACCACTGAGGCAATCGAGTTAACGAATTTTGCTAAGTCCGTTGGTGCTGATGCCAGCCTACAAGTAGTTCCTTATTACAACAAGCCAACGCAAGAGGGCATGTATGTCCACTTCAAGAAAATTGCTGAGTCTGTAGACTTGCCTGTGATCCTGTATAACGTCCCCGGCAGAACAGTGGCCGATCTTGCTGGAGAGACAACAGTCCGCCTGGCTGGCGTTCCTGGAGTCATCGGTATTAAAGATGCCACCGGTAGCATCGAGCGCGGTACTTTATTGTTAGCAGATCTCAAGCGCGCAGGACATGAAGATTTTTCTGTATTTTCAGGTGATGATTTGAGTGCCGCAATGCTCATGCTCATGGGTGGTAAAGGTAATATTTCTGTTACCGCTAATATCGCACCCCGATTGATGCATGAGTTGTGTCAGGCTGCAATGTCTGATGATGTTGTGCGAACACGCGCTATTCAATATCAATTACTGGCTGTTCATAAAGCCATGTTTACCGAGGCAAATCCAATACCCGTGAAATGGGCTCTGCACGAGATGGGCAAAGTCACCGCTGGAATTCGTTTACCTTTAACCCCTTTAAGTGTTGCTTTGCGTGAACCCTTGAAGACTGCAATGAAACAGGCCGGCTTACTATGA
- a CDS encoding peptidylprolyl isomerase codes for MKIEKNTVVSLRYKLTDAQNNIIEEPDSPMVYLHGGYEGTFPKIETLLDGQDVGYEATIQLEPNEAFGEYDPELLKIEPRARFPEPLEVGMQFEGVPDAEEEELDPSDADDEPLIYTVTDVADSQVVLDGNHPLAGMALRFWVQVEDIRAATDEEIENRHPEGAEAFAFGMPDDSDDEDEDDEILGGITDAGSSSPTLH; via the coding sequence ATGAAGATCGAAAAAAATACCGTTGTATCCCTGCGCTACAAATTAACAGATGCGCAAAACAATATTATCGAGGAACCGGATTCTCCGATGGTATACCTGCACGGCGGTTATGAGGGCACTTTTCCGAAGATTGAAACTTTGCTCGATGGTCAAGACGTTGGTTACGAAGCAACCATTCAACTTGAGCCTAATGAGGCCTTTGGCGAGTACGATCCCGAGTTATTGAAGATTGAGCCTCGTGCGCGCTTTCCTGAGCCCTTGGAAGTAGGTATGCAATTTGAGGGCGTGCCCGATGCTGAAGAGGAAGAGCTTGATCCTAGCGATGCCGATGATGAACCTTTGATTTATACCGTTACCGATGTGGCTGATAGCCAAGTAGTTTTAGATGGCAATCACCCGCTGGCTGGTATGGCCCTGCGATTTTGGGTACAAGTAGAAGACATTCGTGCCGCTACTGATGAGGAAATTGAAAATCGCCATCCTGAGGGCGCTGAAGCATTCGCATTTGGAATGCCAGATGATTCCGATGATGAAGATGAGGATGATGAAATCCTAGGCGGTATTACTGATGCCGGTAGTTCATCACCAACCTTGCACTAA
- a CDS encoding 3',5'-nucleoside bisphosphate phosphatase translates to MTSHSVLNADLHSHSVVSDGTLTPEQLAERAYANGVRLWALTDHDELGGQERAQAAASSLGMDYLSGVEISVTWMGQTIHIVGLGIDAAHAGILEGLRMTREGRGNRAKQMAEQLLKAGIPGAYEGALHFAGNHELISRTHFARFLVEQGVCRDTDQVFKNYLVEDKPGYVPHLWATLDNAVAWIKAAGGAAVIAHPGRYKLSAMQMDELYKHFKDIGGMAIEVITGSHSPNQYQTYGKIAQHYGFMASRGSDFHDPEESYIDLGVLPHLPDHLTPVWSLFH, encoded by the coding sequence ATGACCAGTCATTCCGTCCTCAACGCAGACTTGCACTCCCATTCCGTTGTTTCTGATGGAACCCTTACGCCTGAGCAGTTGGCCGAACGTGCCTATGCGAATGGCGTACGTTTATGGGCCCTAACAGATCATGACGAGCTGGGAGGGCAGGAGCGTGCGCAAGCTGCCGCAAGTTCGCTTGGTATGGATTATCTTTCTGGGGTTGAGATTTCAGTGACCTGGATGGGGCAGACTATTCATATTGTGGGTCTAGGTATTGATGCTGCCCATGCAGGAATTCTCGAGGGATTGCGGATGACTCGCGAGGGTCGCGGTAATCGCGCTAAGCAGATGGCGGAGCAGCTGTTGAAAGCTGGTATCCCTGGCGCATATGAAGGCGCATTGCATTTTGCAGGCAATCACGAACTGATTTCACGTACACACTTTGCACGGTTTTTAGTTGAGCAGGGGGTATGTCGCGACACCGATCAAGTGTTTAAGAATTATCTGGTTGAAGATAAGCCTGGTTATGTGCCACACCTTTGGGCAACATTGGATAATGCCGTTGCTTGGATTAAAGCAGCTGGCGGGGCTGCTGTGATTGCGCACCCCGGCCGTTATAAGCTGAGTGCGATGCAGATGGATGAACTGTATAAACACTTCAAGGATATTGGTGGGATGGCTATTGAAGTGATTACCGGTAGTCATAGCCCGAATCAATATCAAACCTATGGCAAGATTGCCCAACACTATGGATTTATGGCTTCTCGTGGATCAGATTTTCATGATCCAGAAGAGAGTTATATTGATCTTGGTGTCTTACCGCATTTGCCTGACCACTTAACACCAGTATGGTCGCTCTTCCACTAA
- a CDS encoding RNA methyltransferase, which produces MNTAQAQLIRWVLVETSHPGNVGSAARALKTMGFKDLRLISPKITGVAQAPEAIALASGAADILESSQESASLESAVQDCALVLGLTSRDREFGPPALNWQDARPLIQAAIEGKQRVALLFGPERTGLDNRHLSLCTHRVWLDANPLYPSLNLAQALMVCAFTLRESLSEDSDSAPLGGNLEPVDFADPAAVAAMLEHWREGLEAIGYLDPSNPKKLMPRLQALFARTRLHKEEIDLLRGIAKQMLLRK; this is translated from the coding sequence ATGAATACCGCGCAAGCACAGTTAATTCGCTGGGTCCTAGTTGAAACCAGCCACCCCGGAAATGTCGGTTCGGCTGCACGCGCACTCAAAACCATGGGGTTTAAGGATCTGCGGCTAATTTCCCCAAAAATTACAGGGGTTGCCCAGGCACCTGAGGCAATAGCCCTGGCCAGCGGAGCTGCTGATATCTTGGAATCTAGCCAAGAATCTGCCTCCCTAGAATCTGCCGTGCAAGACTGTGCACTTGTCCTGGGGCTCACTAGCCGCGATCGTGAATTTGGGCCACCGGCCTTAAATTGGCAAGATGCACGCCCCCTAATACAGGCGGCTATTGAAGGTAAGCAGAGGGTTGCCCTACTATTTGGTCCAGAGCGAACCGGGCTCGATAACCGCCATCTATCACTTTGCACTCACCGAGTATGGCTTGATGCAAATCCACTGTATCCCTCGCTGAACCTTGCTCAAGCGCTGATGGTTTGCGCCTTCACACTTAGAGAGTCTCTAAGCGAAGATTCAGACTCTGCACCTTTGGGCGGCAATTTAGAACCGGTCGATTTTGCGGACCCAGCAGCGGTGGCTGCCATGTTGGAGCACTGGCGCGAAGGACTGGAGGCGATTGGCTACCTTGATCCATCCAATCCAAAGAAGCTCATGCCTCGCTTACAAGCGCTATTTGCAAGAACGCGTCTTCACAAAGAAGAAATCGACCTTCTGCGTGGCATTGCCAAGCAGATGCTCTTAAGAAAATAA
- a CDS encoding tryptophan--tRNA ligase yields the protein MFEERVLSGMRPTGSLHLGHYHGVLKNWVRLQSEYPCYFFVADWHALTTHYETPDVIEQSVWDMVIDWLACGVDPNQATLFIQSKVPEHAELFLLLSMGTPLGWLERVPTYKDQIEKLKEKDLQTYGFLGYPLLQAADILMYRAQFVPVGEDQVPHVEMTREVARRFNYLYGREPGFEEKALEAVKKLGSKRAKMYAELRIAFQERGDDEALEEAKALLQEAQSLSMADRERLFGFLEGARKIILPEPQALLTTASRMPGIDGQKMSKSYGNTISIREKPEEVIRSIRTMPTDPARVRRTDPGDPARCPVWQLHTVYSNEDTKTWVQKECQSAGIGCLECKQPVIDAILAEQQPMFERAQKYLDDPSLLRSIIADGSDKARKVAQETMREVREAMGLAYD from the coding sequence ATGTTTGAAGAACGCGTTCTCTCTGGCATGCGACCAACTGGTAGCTTGCACCTCGGCCACTACCATGGCGTTTTAAAGAATTGGGTTCGCTTGCAGTCTGAGTATCCCTGCTATTTTTTTGTAGCAGACTGGCATGCCTTAACCACGCACTATGAAACCCCGGATGTCATTGAGCAATCCGTATGGGACATGGTGATTGACTGGTTGGCCTGTGGCGTTGATCCAAACCAAGCTACTTTATTTATTCAGAGCAAAGTCCCTGAGCATGCAGAGCTATTTTTATTGTTGTCCATGGGTACTCCACTGGGTTGGTTAGAGCGTGTTCCCACCTATAAAGATCAAATCGAGAAACTCAAAGAAAAAGATTTGCAGACCTATGGTTTCTTGGGTTACCCCTTGCTACAGGCTGCTGACATTCTCATGTATCGCGCTCAGTTTGTGCCGGTGGGCGAAGATCAGGTGCCACACGTGGAGATGACGCGTGAAGTAGCGCGTCGCTTTAATTATCTTTATGGCCGTGAGCCTGGCTTTGAAGAGAAAGCCCTAGAAGCGGTTAAGAAATTGGGTAGTAAACGCGCCAAGATGTACGCTGAACTACGCATAGCGTTTCAGGAGCGGGGTGATGATGAGGCGCTAGAAGAGGCCAAGGCATTGTTGCAGGAGGCACAAAGTCTCTCGATGGCTGACCGTGAAAGATTATTTGGTTTCTTGGAAGGCGCTCGCAAAATCATTCTGCCTGAGCCACAGGCTTTGCTAACAACAGCATCACGTATGCCGGGTATTGATGGGCAAAAAATGTCCAAATCTTACGGCAATACGATTTCCATTCGTGAAAAGCCTGAAGAGGTGATTCGCTCAATCCGTACGATGCCAACAGATCCCGCGCGAGTCCGCAGAACTGACCCGGGTGATCCTGCGCGTTGCCCAGTGTGGCAGTTGCATACCGTCTATTCGAATGAAGACACCAAGACCTGGGTGCAAAAAGAATGCCAGTCTGCTGGTATTGGTTGCCTAGAGTGCAAACAGCCTGTAATCGACGCTATTCTGGCAGAGCAACAGCCAATGTTTGAGCGCGCTCAGAAGTACCTCGATGATCCTAGCTTATTGCGCTCCATTATTGCGGATGGTTCTGACAAGGCTCGCAAGGTTGCCCAAGAAACCATGCGCGAGGTGCGCGAAGCTATGGGCTTGGCATACGACTAA
- the bamC gene encoding outer membrane protein assembly factor BamC encodes MMNLMQLLRQHCAALLILSLTSLALLGCKSLGTNDTVDYKTTGAVRGPNLSYPPDLITAQADRRYIVQDGSATMSEYNAAVKKSVQTRKSVMTGIPGMRIARDGERRWLVVEKPAPELYPQIKDFWQENGFLLVIDSPSTGIMETDWAENRAKVSQDFIRKALGSALDSIYDTGERDRYKTRLEVSGANQTEIFITQRGAIEKCVSDNSGACNYTIWESRPNDPELEAAFLARLMERLGMTQEMAKAQVAAPLGPKTPKAKLVQEGVNAAHIEIAAGFDRAWRDTGLALDRSNFTVEDRNRANGVYYVRYVNPKDLGDTKGFFSNLFSSKDDSSLKAKKYLVLVKSTGDNSSSIYVQDADGKPENTAAGLQLLTLLTEQMAR; translated from the coding sequence ATGATGAATTTGATGCAACTCTTGCGCCAACACTGCGCAGCTTTATTAATCCTATCTCTAACAAGCCTTGCTTTGCTTGGATGCAAATCATTAGGTACTAACGACACAGTTGATTACAAGACTACAGGTGCAGTGCGTGGTCCGAACTTATCTTATCCGCCGGATCTCATCACAGCGCAGGCTGATCGTCGCTACATCGTTCAGGATGGTTCTGCCACGATGTCTGAGTACAACGCTGCCGTTAAAAAATCAGTCCAGACCCGCAAGAGCGTGATGACCGGTATTCCGGGCATGCGTATTGCGCGTGATGGCGAGCGTCGTTGGCTTGTAGTTGAAAAGCCAGCCCCCGAACTCTACCCGCAAATTAAAGATTTTTGGCAAGAGAATGGTTTCCTATTGGTGATTGACTCACCATCAACCGGTATCATGGAGACTGATTGGGCAGAAAATCGTGCTAAGGTTTCTCAAGATTTTATTCGCAAAGCTCTTGGAAGTGCCTTGGACTCAATATATGATACCGGCGAAAGAGATCGCTACAAAACACGTTTGGAAGTTAGCGGTGCCAATCAGACGGAAATCTTTATTACCCAACGCGGTGCAATTGAGAAGTGCGTTAGCGATAACAGTGGTGCCTGCAACTACACTATCTGGGAGTCTCGACCGAATGATCCTGAGCTCGAGGCAGCATTTCTAGCGCGTTTGATGGAGCGTTTGGGTATGACTCAAGAAATGGCTAAGGCTCAAGTTGCTGCGCCATTGGGCCCTAAAACTCCAAAAGCAAAATTAGTTCAAGAGGGTGTGAATGCTGCCCATATTGAAATAGCCGCTGGCTTTGATCGTGCCTGGCGTGACACAGGCCTCGCCTTGGATCGCTCTAACTTTACTGTTGAAGATCGTAACCGTGCAAATGGTGTTTACTACGTGCGCTACGTGAATCCCAAAGACTTGGGTGATACCAAAGGATTCTTTTCAAACCTCTTTAGTAGTAAAGATGATTCCAGCCTGAAGGCTAAGAAATATCTCGTCCTGGTTAAATCAACTGGGGATAATTCTTCAAGCATCTACGTTCAAGACGCGGATGGTAAGCCAGAAAATACTGCAGCCGGTTTACAGCTCCTCACCTTGCTTACGGAGCAAATGGCTAGGTAA
- a CDS encoding bifunctional 2-polyprenyl-6-hydroxyphenol methylase/3-demethylubiquinol 3-O-methyltransferase UbiG, translated as MANHDVIADASPWVRRFAAAIPKEGVVLDLACGAGRHAALLAAQGLTVLAVDQDISALQSLKDARIQARELDLEGSDWPLLGQYFSGIVVTNYLYRPFLDELPNMLSEGGVLIYETFADGNAEFGKPSNPNFLLKPAELLALAQRSGLKVIAYEDIYLDHPKPAMVQRICAVKGHLKGFIPLQFGG; from the coding sequence ATGGCAAATCATGATGTCATTGCGGATGCCTCACCTTGGGTTAGGCGTTTTGCAGCGGCTATTCCAAAAGAAGGGGTCGTATTAGATCTCGCATGCGGAGCTGGCAGGCATGCAGCTTTACTCGCAGCTCAAGGTTTGACCGTTTTGGCTGTTGACCAGGATATTTCTGCACTGCAATCTCTAAAAGATGCCCGCATTCAAGCTCGAGAGCTTGATCTGGAAGGCTCTGATTGGCCCCTGCTAGGCCAGTATTTTTCTGGAATTGTGGTGACCAATTACCTCTATCGTCCATTCTTGGATGAGTTGCCTAATATGCTGAGCGAGGGCGGGGTTTTAATCTATGAAACCTTTGCCGATGGGAATGCTGAATTTGGTAAACCCTCAAATCCCAATTTCTTGCTAAAACCCGCTGAATTACTTGCTTTGGCGCAGCGTTCTGGCCTGAAAGTGATTGCTTATGAGGATATTTACCTTGATCACCCTAAACCAGCTATGGTTCAGCGGATTTGTGCCGTAAAAGGGCATTTAAAAGGGTTCATTCCGTTACAATTTGGTGGTTAA
- the lpdA gene encoding dihydrolipoyl dehydrogenase: protein MSQSFDVLVIGGGPGGYIAAIRAAQLGFKVACAESNAYDDPKGEPRLGGTCLNVGCIPSKALLASSEEFEKISHHVADHGITVGSVKLDSGKMIARKDAIVTKMTAGIQFLFRKNKITLLKGHASFEGKGADGYQVKIDGKDKEVVTAKNVIIATGSKARHLPGIPVDNVLISDNEGGLKFDSIPKKLGVIGAGVIGLELGSVWRRVGSDVTILEALPTFLGACDQGIAKEAHKIFTKQGLKINMGVKIGEVKADKKGVVVNYTDSEGKAQKLECDRLIVSVGRVPNTEKLGLDKIGLKVDERGFIPIDDHTCATAAPGVYAVGDVVRGPMLAHKAEDEGVLVAETIAGQKPHIDYNCIPWVIYTDPEIAWVGKTEEQLKQAGIAYKAGQFPFAANGRALGMDRADGFVKVLADEKTDEILGVHIIGPNASDLIAEAAVAMEFKAAAEDIARICHPHPSLSEVVREAALATDKRALNM from the coding sequence ATGAGCCAATCATTTGACGTATTAGTTATCGGCGGTGGCCCTGGCGGCTACATCGCCGCTATCCGTGCAGCACAACTCGGCTTCAAGGTTGCTTGCGCAGAATCGAATGCCTATGACGATCCAAAAGGTGAGCCACGCTTAGGTGGAACTTGCTTGAACGTGGGTTGTATTCCTTCCAAAGCCTTGCTGGCCTCTTCTGAAGAATTTGAGAAGATCAGTCATCACGTTGCCGACCACGGTATTACCGTAGGGTCAGTGAAGCTCGACTCCGGCAAGATGATCGCTCGTAAAGATGCGATTGTGACGAAGATGACTGCTGGTATTCAGTTCTTGTTTCGCAAAAATAAAATTACCTTATTGAAAGGTCATGCTTCTTTTGAAGGCAAGGGTGCCGATGGCTACCAAGTCAAAATTGATGGCAAAGATAAAGAAGTGGTGACCGCTAAAAATGTGATCATTGCAACCGGATCTAAAGCTCGTCATTTACCTGGTATTCCAGTTGATAACGTTTTAATTAGCGACAATGAAGGTGGCTTGAAGTTTGATTCCATTCCGAAGAAGCTTGGTGTCATTGGTGCTGGTGTAATCGGTTTGGAGCTTGGCTCTGTATGGCGCCGCGTTGGCTCTGATGTGACTATTCTGGAAGCGCTCCCCACTTTCTTGGGTGCTTGCGATCAAGGTATTGCTAAAGAAGCGCACAAGATTTTCACCAAGCAAGGCCTCAAAATAAATATGGGCGTCAAGATTGGTGAAGTCAAAGCTGACAAGAAGGGTGTTGTTGTTAACTACACCGATAGTGAAGGCAAGGCTCAGAAATTAGAGTGTGACCGTTTAATTGTGTCTGTTGGTCGTGTTCCAAATACTGAAAAATTAGGCCTTGATAAAATTGGCCTTAAGGTAGATGAGCGCGGATTTATTCCAATCGATGATCACACCTGTGCAACAGCAGCACCGGGCGTTTACGCTGTGGGTGACGTAGTGCGTGGACCTATGTTGGCTCATAAAGCTGAAGATGAAGGTGTGCTCGTTGCTGAGACAATCGCCGGTCAAAAACCCCATATTGATTACAACTGTATTCCTTGGGTTATTTACACCGATCCAGAAATTGCATGGGTTGGTAAAACTGAAGAGCAGCTAAAACAAGCTGGTATTGCTTACAAAGCAGGCCAGTTCCCATTTGCTGCTAACGGTCGTGCCCTGGGTATGGATCGTGCTGATGGTTTTGTTAAAGTCTTGGCTGACGAGAAAACCGATGAAATCTTAGGTGTTCATATCATTGGGCCTAATGCCTCTGACTTAATTGCTGAAGCAGCTGTAGCGATGGAATTCAAAGCAGCAGCTGAAGATATTGCTCGTATCTGTCACCCACATCCAAGCTTATCGGAAGTGGTTCGCGAAGCAGCATTAGCGACGGATAAACGTGCATTAAACATGTAA
- a CDS encoding cupin domain-containing protein: MTAFYLSKPYEPPQAPQNLLLDQPWALLGGNSPQQFMKTYWHKKPLLVRGAIPAFELAKQTGKPISSPISAEELFNISGNDVVESRLIQANPWSFSDGPFKKRSIPSLESRDWTLLLQGMEARHPAAATILSWFRFIPDARLDDLMISIAGRGGGVGPHFDSYDVFLIQMSGRRRWRISEQKDLSLSPDLPLKILKHFQVEQEWDLEPGDMLYLPPHVAHDGIALDAGCQTWSVGFRAQSYKEILQEGLWRLAESLEDIPGLEKRFADPQQGATDSAEQLPEEIIKQLSQKLKGLKLDRVETFLPGIAAYLSEPKPQAYFDGTSNDLSAKEFQRRLSKQSLRPHPQTRLIALGPQIYCNGEEVTSGQTGKTQKAWQSLAAKKEFKGAIGEIVANNSLFEAFEAGWLVF; this comes from the coding sequence ATGACAGCATTTTACTTGAGCAAGCCCTACGAGCCACCGCAGGCGCCCCAAAATCTTCTGCTAGATCAGCCATGGGCGCTTCTGGGGGGCAATAGCCCGCAACAGTTCATGAAAACCTATTGGCATAAAAAACCGCTTTTAGTGCGCGGCGCCATCCCTGCTTTTGAACTTGCCAAGCAGACGGGGAAGCCCATCTCTAGCCCAATATCAGCAGAAGAGCTTTTCAACATATCGGGTAATGACGTAGTTGAATCCAGATTAATTCAAGCTAATCCTTGGTCCTTTTCAGATGGTCCATTTAAAAAGAGATCCATCCCTTCACTCGAGTCACGGGACTGGACCCTCCTACTGCAAGGCATGGAAGCAAGACACCCTGCCGCTGCAACAATTCTCTCCTGGTTCCGCTTTATTCCAGACGCGCGCTTAGATGACTTAATGATTAGCATTGCAGGTCGCGGCGGTGGCGTTGGCCCTCACTTTGATTCCTATGACGTGTTTCTCATTCAGATGTCGGGTCGCAGGCGCTGGCGCATTTCAGAACAAAAGGATTTGAGCCTGAGCCCTGATTTGCCTCTGAAGATCCTAAAACATTTTCAAGTTGAGCAGGAGTGGGATCTGGAGCCAGGAGACATGCTGTATTTACCACCGCATGTTGCTCATGATGGCATTGCTTTAGACGCTGGTTGCCAAACCTGGTCAGTTGGATTTAGAGCGCAAAGTTATAAAGAAATCTTACAAGAAGGTTTGTGGCGATTAGCTGAATCACTTGAAGATATTCCAGGGCTAGAAAAGCGTTTTGCCGACCCACAACAAGGAGCGACAGATTCAGCTGAGCAACTACCAGAAGAAATTATTAAACAGCTGTCACAAAAATTAAAAGGTTTGAAGCTAGATCGTGTAGAGACGTTTCTGCCTGGCATTGCCGCATATCTGAGTGAGCCAAAACCCCAAGCTTACTTTGATGGCACGTCAAATGATCTTTCAGCTAAGGAATTTCAGCGCCGACTGAGTAAGCAATCCTTGCGACCACACCCCCAAACCAGATTGATCGCCTTGGGTCCTCAGATTTATTGCAATGGCGAAGAAGTAACGAGCGGACAAACCGGCAAGACACAAAAGGCTTGGCAATCACTGGCTGCAAAGAAGGAATTTAAGGGTGCCATAGGCGAAATTGTGGCAAATAATAGCCTTTTTGAGGCGTTTGAAGCTGGTTGGCTGGTTTTCTAG